In the genome of Desulfomonilaceae bacterium, the window GAAAATATATTCGATCCTTTTTTCTCCACCAAGAGTTCTTCCGAAGGATCCGGCATGGGCTTGGGCCTGTCCGTAAGTTACAGTATTGTGAGAACTCATGGAGGGGAGATTTCAGTCAGTTCCACCATGGGGAAAGGGTCTACTTTTACTGTGCGGTTACCAATCGAAAACCATTTCTAAAAGTGTGACTCAGGTTCCGAAATAATAGAATTACAGCCTTTCAGGAGCATTTTGTGGGATCTCAAAAAAATCTTTCGATTCCGTGTGGATCCATAACCCTGGAAGGGGCGCTGGACCTTCCGGAATCGAATGAAAAAACGCCGCAGGGAGCCTTGATACTTCATCCGCACCCTCTTTACGGCGGGAATATGCGTAATAATGTAGTTTCAGCGCTGGCCGGCGGCCTTGTAGCGCACGGTGTAGCGACGCTGAGATTTAATTTTCGCGGAGTTGGCGCCAGCGGTGGTTCACATGGTGGTGGAGTTGACGAGATCGATGACGTCCTGGCCGCAATAAGTTTTTTGGACACATTTCAGAGCCTGGACTGTTCCAATCTTATCCTTGCGGGTTATTCATTTGGGTGCTGGGTAGGACTCAAAGCCGCTTCACTCGTGAACAGACCCATGAGATTAATCGGTGTTTCCCCTCCTGTTGACATGTATGATTTCAGTTTTCTGCTTAATGAAAATCGACCAAAACTGCTGCTCGCGGGAACATCCGATTTTGTTTGCTCTTCGAAGAATTTTAACGAACTTGTAACAAAGATCCCCGATCCCAAGAGCATAATAACACTCGAAAACACAGACCACTTCCATTTTGGGAAAGAAGACCGGATTGTGTCGGAAGCGCTTCGTTTTTTGAACATGTGAGTAAATCCGGTAAATTGGATTCATGTCGTTTGGGAAGCGACGTCTGTTGCCAGTCGGCGAGCATTGGTTTATTCTAGGAGATTGTTAACACAGCTTAAAAGGGCACGAATAAATTGGAGGAAAAGGTATGGGATTCGCCTCTAGATCAGTTTCAATAATGCGTTATCGTGTAAAAGGCGAAATACAGGGATCGTTTTGGGATACGGTTCACGAAGGGGTCAAACGCGGTTCATTCCGAACAACTGATCAACCGGGGGAGTTGATAGGGTTTGGCTGGACAAGCATTGATGATTTTGATGATTACAGGTTTGAAGGCGCGTCGTATGTGCGGACCAATTATGTCGCCTTGTCTTTCCGAATTGACACTGTACGGGTGCCTCCAAGAGTATTGGAAACTGAACTTAAGAAAGAGCGACGAAAATTACTCGAACGTACGGGTCAAAGGCGCATTTCAACGACCCAATTGCGAGAGTTGAAAGAGGGGCTCAAGGAATCCCTCAAGAGCCGCGTTTTGCCTTCAATCCAGGTTTTTGACCTGGTTTGGGACACTGCCGGATCGGTCGCATACCTCGCGGCGTTGAGCGTTAGAGCCAGAGAGAGAGTCGAAGACCATTTCAAAAAAAGTTTTGGCTTGACTCTGACGCCTCTTGTTCCGTTCATCAGGGGAATGGAAATGCTTTCAGGTGAGGCGCCCCGCAACAGGCTGGGAGAAATAAAGTCCTGTATTATGGCTCCTTGATTTTTTGTTTGGAGTAGATGACCTCAAAGTAAAAGGATTGACGGGGTACGGCATGGATTTTCTGGATATATTGAGAGAAAAGGCGTTTCTTGGAAGGGAATTTCTGACTTGGCTCTGGTTTAAATCGGAACAGACTGGTGGACCAATAGAGTTACCGGGCGGAAAAGTAATTGAAGTTGTTTTTCATGATCGCATGACTCTTGATCTTACGGATGTAGACACTCCTCAAACGGTCAGCATTAAGGGCGAGTTTTCAGAACTCAGAGAAGGACTGGCGGCGATACGGGAGGGAAAAAAGATTGAAGAAACCAGAGTGTCATTCAAAACAGCGGAAAATGAATATTCAGTCCTAATAAAAGGTAGCTGGTTTTCCTTTGGTTCTCTGAAAACTCCTCGGACCGCGCCTTTGGAAGAGGGAGGAGAAGAGGATTTGGAAGGGGCTTTCCTGGAAAAAATGGGTTTGATCGAGGAAGGCATTGGACTTATCGATTCCCTTTTTGAACATTTTGTTGCCCTCAGAATTTCTGAAGCCTGGGAGACAATTGAACTGCCAAAGCTTAGAAAATGGGCTTCAGTTGACGCAGAAGCAGTCTAATGCATGGAATACGATTTCATTCGCAGCGGTGATTCTGCTTTTTCCGTTCATCCGGAAATTTTCGCGTTGACAAAATCGCTGACTTTTTTAAGAATAAAAAGATTATGAAGTTGGGGTCGTAACAGACTCCGACTTCCGATTCCCCGATAGCTCAATCGGCAGAGCGGATGGCTGTTAACCATTAGGTTGTAGGTTCGAGTCCTACTCGGGGAGCCACACACAAAAAACGATCCCGTCCGGTTATGAAAAGCCGGACGGTTTTTTTTTATTCATATTTATCCCCAATTTTTTCATAAAAATCTGTTTAAGAATTTCTTGATGGGAGTAGTATTTAACGCAGGGTAGGGGGAGTCCATTAAACCATTCATGCTTCCCGGGTAGGAGGATTCATATGGAAAAAGCGATGAAAAAAGGCGCCGTGAGCACGGAGGGCGGGCTGGCTCGTTTCGGGCTGTCGCTTGCCGACTGGAGTGAAAAATGGTTTCCTGACGCGCTTGTTTTCGCTCTACTGGGCATCGTGGTAGTCTTCATTGTTGGTCTGCTGCTGGGGGAATCACCATACAAAATGGCGGTTGTCGGCGGTAAAGGCTTCTGGACCCTGATCCCGTTTACAATGCAGATGGTCATGATAATAGTCGGCGGATATGTCCTCGCATCGACTCCGGCAGTGTACTGGTGCATTCAACGACTTGCTTCGATTCCCTCAACCCCGAGGGGAGCGATAGCTTTCGTGGCGTTGTTCTCAATGCTGACCTCACTCATTTCATGGGGGTTCAGTCTCATCTTCAGTGGACTACTGGTTCGTGAACTGGTTCGACGCGTAGATGGCATTGACTATAGAGCCATAGGGGCTGCGGCTTATCTTGGTCTAGGCAGCATATGGGCAATGGGGTTATCGTCGTCCGCGGCGTTGTTAATGGCGACTAAAGGTTCGGTTCCGCCTGCCTTGTACAACATCAGCGGTATAATTCCATTAACACAAACGATCTTTTTGAAGGAAAGCCTGATAACGGCCGGAGCGCTACTCATAGTTTCTGTGCTTATCGCATACTGGTCCGCGCCTTCTGCTGAGAACGCGAAAACAGTGGATTACTATGGCGCCAGGTTTGACCCTATTAATCTTGAGCTTGAACCAAGAAAAAAACCTGGTGAGTGGCTTGAATACAGTCCTCTGTTAACAATATTGGTATGCCTGGTATTGTTCGCCTACCTCATAGATGTTTTCAGGACTTCTCCTCAAGGGCCTTTGGCTGCGCTTGATCTAAATACCTATAACCTGATTTTTATTTCTGTTGGAATGCTTCTCCATTGGAGGCCTAAACGATTCCTCCGCGCTGTTGGTCAGTCGATACCGGCGACCGGCGGTGTCTTGATTCAATTCCCCTTTTACGCCGTCATTTTCGGGATGATAACAGGAACGGGGATATCCGCCTGGTTGGCCGGGCTTTTCGTTTCGATAACCACACATAACACTTATGCGTTGTTGGTAGCTTTTTATTCTGCGGTGCTTGGGTTGTTCATACCCAGTGGCGGCGGGAAGTGGGTCATCGAGGCGCCTTATGTTTTGCAGGCGGCGAACGAGTTAAAAGTCCATCTGGGATGGGTAGTCCAGATCTACAACGCGGCCGAGGCGCTTCCCAATCTGATAAATCCTTTCTGGATGTTACCCTTGCTAGGGTTACTGGGTGTTAAGGCCCGTGATCTGGTCGGCTATTCCGTCCTGCAGTTAATTATTCATACGCCTCTGATCTTTTTCCTATGCTGGCTATTTTCGCTATGGCTGCCTTATGTTCCACCAATCAAATAGGCTTTTCAGTTAACAGACTTAGCGATAAATCAGGCCACATCCCTGTAGAGGAAGTTTCGACCGTAAATTGAAACTCATTGGGAATGTGGCCTTCTCTTTTAATAATTGGTCCGCCGGTCATACCGACTCAATCCCTTTCATGCGCCTATTTCCAGGTCCATGAAACTTTTCCTGAGTAAAAGCATCCGATTTTACAAATACACAAAGGGTCTATTTGTCCGGAGGTATAGGACTGTGAAAAACATTAGGGAAATACTGAAAGATAAAGAAATAGAGAGCCTGATCGACTGGGAGCTTCATCCTTTTGACGCTGTGACTCGTTACCTCGAATGGGGGACGAACTGGTCAAGAGGGCTGAATCACGCCAAATCCTGCAACGAGGAGAGCGCATATTTTAAAATATACGCAACTGATAAGCCGGCGCGCCTAATGCTTGTGAGACAAAGCCACAACACTTATGAGGTAGTATCTGAAGTTGAAGCGCCGCAAGATTTGATAGACGCCTCAGTAATTCATTTTGCGTGCAAGAACAGGGCGTGTGGAATAAACGACGATCTGAAGTCCTGGTTGAAGAGCGAAGCGTCCAAGAGCGCTTAGTAATTCCATTTGTTAAAGAACCCTGAGCGGAGCGAGGAGATTTCCATGCAGTGCCACTGCAATGACCATGTTCCTGGAGATTGGCATTCACATGAGGATTGTGACTGTCACAAGAACCAGTATCCGACGTACGCGTTCGTGGTAACCAAAGTTGTAGATGACTATCCCGGCACAGGGGTGGTTTTTATATCCAAGACTTTTATGGAAAACCTGGGCCTTACCGATGGAGAAGCGGTTGAGGTGCTGGGTTCTTATGAATGCGTCGTTCAGGCCAAGAGCCATCCTAACTCCTGGATTGACACCAGAATGATATCCTTCGACCGGGACACAATGGATAGGGCGGGATTTCAAATGTTTAGCCAGGTGAAGCTGCGAAAAGCCGTCTGCGTTGACGCTGAAAGCGTGACTCTTCAGGCGCCGGACGGAATAGATCTGTCCAAGCAGCAAATCCGTTCAATGCTGGACAAAGTCGATGGTATGGTCTTAACGGAGGGGGGCTCTGTGGCGCTCGAAACTAATCGTGGAGAAACTGTTCGGTTCAGCATATGCGCAACCGAGCCGCATGATCTGTGTAGAGCCGCTCCTGGCACTCGTATAAGACTGGTTGATGAGGATGGTCAGGAATATGTTTCTTCTAAAGACACTCTCTTTAAAGATATTGGAGGATTGCAGGACGCTGTTCGACGCGTAAAAGAAGTAGTTCAACTACCCTTGAAACACCCGGAAATATTTGATCGTTTGGGTATTGATCCCCCCAAAGGAGTTCTCCTGCATGGTCCTTCAGGTACAGGCAAGACGCTGATCGCCAGGGCCGTGGCTGCTGAGACAGGATGTTGGTTCAAGAGCGTAGTGGGCTCGGAGATAATGGAAAAATACTATGGTGAGAGTGAAGCCAAACTTCGGACTGCTTTTGAAGACGCCTTCAAGCATGCTCCCGCTATAATTTTTATCGACGAAATAGACGTTTTGGCTCCCAGACGAGACACGTCGGAGGGCGAAGTCGAACGCCGGGTAACCGCTCAGCTTCTCGCTCTGATGGATGGTCTGGAAGATCGTGGCGCCGTGATGGTGCTCGCTGCTACCAACTTGCCGAATAATCTTGATCCGGCGCTGAGAAGGCCCGGAAGGTTTGACAGAGAGATTCACATTGGAGTTCCCGATGTAGTGGGACGACGTGAAATCATTGAAATCCACACCCGAAACATGCCCCTGTGCGAAGTGAATTTGGACGCTCTGGCCGAAAAGACTCACGGGTTTGTGGGAGCGGACATTAAGTCTTTGTGTCAGGAAGCCGCATACGAAACCCTTAGACGGTCGTTGCCGGGACTGGAAGATACGGATCAGGAACTCTCCGAGGATTTTCTGGAAGCCATCGCAGTTGAAAGTGGTGATTTCGAGAGAGCGTTAAAGAACATGAAGCCATCCTCCGGGCGACGATTCAAAGTTGACCTTGACGCAGCGGGATGGGACAGCATTGCAGGTTACTCAGCGGAGATTGAGTTCCTCAAGGAAACAATCCTATGGCCTCTTAACAATGTCTCGTTTCTTGAGAAATTGAGCGTTAACAGGCCTTCCGGGCTTCTGATCACAGGTCCTTCAGGCTCAGGGAAAACCCTGATGGCGCGCACGATCGCAAAAGAGAGTGGATTCAACGTGATTGAAATAAGGGGCCCGGAGTTGTTGTCAAAGTATATGGGCGAGAGTGAGCGAAACATAAGAGAACTTTTTAGACAGGTGCGAGAACTGGCTCCGACAGTATTGATCCTCGATAGTGTCGATTCATTCGCAGTCTCCGGTTGGTCGGACTCAAAGGTAATTGAAAGAATAGTGAATCAGATCGTACTGGAAATGAACGCTACAAAATCGGAAAAACCAATACTTGTCGTAGCTACCGCGGCGCGAGGAGAAGATGTGCCACCCGCGCTGCGCGCAACAGGGCGATTTTCTCAAGAATTGAAGCTTCGTTTACCCATTGAAAAGGACAGGGAACTCATATTCAGGAAATATCTTTCTAGAGATGGAATAAATTTTATAGGGAATTATGATTCTCCGGCCGGGGAATCCTCTGAGTTGTCCTGTGCGGATTTGGAAGAAATCAGCAGGCGCGCCGTTCTTAACGCGGCAAAACTTGAGCTGGAAAAACAGGATGATGTTCCGGAGACGGTAACGCTCAGTGAACATGATATTCTCAGGGCAATTGACCAATGGAAGCTGATGCGAAGTCTGTGAAAGCAAAAAATCGGTAATGGAAGAGCCCCATTCAGGCTAAGAACATCGCATGGAATCCTTGCAGTGTGATTCAGTTTTTTGGCTGCCTTGGGAATCTCTATGTGATATGTTGAATATTCTGGCCTGCGGGGCGATCAATTGAAAGGAGTAAGACTACCATGAAAGAAGAAGTTCAGGCCGCCCTGGACCTGATCAGGCCACAACTTCAGGCAGACGGCGGCGACGCTGAAATTGTGGAAATAACTGATGAAGGAATCGTGAAATTGAGACTTAAAGGCGCTTGTGGAGGATGTCCCATGAGTCAGATGACTCTAAAGATGGGCATTGAAAAAGTCCTCAAGGAAAGAGTTCCGGCTGTAAAAGCCGTAGAATCCGTCAACTAATACAACTCGTGAGAGTTATCATCCGATAGACTGTGGAGGAGCGAACACATGCCATACCGAATCATAGAGGAAGAGTGCCGTGGATGTCAGACCTGCGCGCGCGTTTGCCCTCAGAGGGCTTCCAGTGGAGAAAAGAAGAAACCGCACCATATTGACGTGACCAGATGCATCGAATGCGGAGTTTGTGGACGCGCATGTCCTTACGGCGCCATACGCGACGCCGCGGGGAAAAAACCTGAAAAAGTTAAGAGATCAGAATGGCCCAAACCCTATGTATTCAAAGAGGATTGCGTAGGATGCGAAGTTTGTGTGGCAGTGTGTCCGTTCCAGGCTCTTGCTATGGGCGAACTCGAAGGAGAGTCAATTGCGGGACTGTATGACCCAAAGGCCTGCGTGGGTTGTGGTCTATGCGAGCAGGCTTGCCCTGTCCACGCTGTGCAGTTGTTCTGGCCCAGAGAACTGAGAAAATCAGCTTAAACTGAAGGAAAAGAGACGCGTTAACAGACGCGCCGTTCCGGAATAGACCGGGCCGGCGCGTTTTTTCATCGGTGGCGGAGCGCGCTCAGGGATTTGCGCGCCGCGTTTAAGATCAAAATTAAAAGATTATGAAGAACAATTGGAAGAAGAATAGGGGCGAAATTAAGTTTTTAGAGGGTGATAGACCGGAAGCCGCAATGGGTGGGACTTCCAATATTGGCTTTGGAAGCGGCTATGAGAAGATAAAGCAGATCGAAACATTTTGTGTTGACAGGGTGTCCTACTGGGTGTATTAATTGTGCTTCCCATTAAGAGGGAACGACGAGAGGTTGGAAAAGATATCTCTTGACAAGAAACAAGAAAATATCGTAGACTGACCTCGAGGAGAGTGGCGGCTTTAACGCCATGCTTCGTAGATCTTTGAAAACTGAATAGTGGATAGTTCGATAATGTTTATACAGTAGTTAGAAAAATCAAACTGGAGAGTTTGATCCTGGCTCAGAACGAACGCTGGCGGCGTGCCTAACACATGCAAGTCGCACGAGAAACACATCCTTCGGGGTGTGGAGTAAAGTGGCGCACGGGTGAGTAACACGTGGGTAACCTGCCCTTGGAACCGGGATAACTGGCCGAAAGGCCCGCTAATACCGGATAAGACCACATGAGCTTCGGCTCATGCGGCCAAAGTCGGCCTCTCGAAGAAGCCGGCGTCTGAGGATGGGCCCGCGGACCATTAGCTAGTTGGTGGAGTAACGGTTCACCAAGGCTGAGATGGTTAGCTGGTCTGAGAGGATGATCAGCCACACTGGAACTGAGATACGGTCCAGACTCCTACGGGAGGCAGCAGTGAGGAATATTGCGCAATGGAGGAAACTCTGACGCAGCAACGCCGCGTGGGTGAAGAAGGCTTTCGGGTTGTAAAGCCCTGTCAGGTGGGAAGAAACCTCCTTGAGTAAATAGCTCAAGGAACTGACGGTACCACCAAAGGAAGCACCGGCTAACTCCGTGCCAGCAGCCGCGGTAAGACGGAGGGTGCAAGCGTTGTTCGGAATCACTGGGCGTAAAGCGCGTGTAGGCGGTTCGATTAGTCGAGTGTGAAAGCCCGAGGCTCAACTTCGGAAGCGCATTCGAAACTGTCGGGCTTGAGTACGGGAGAGGGAAGTGGAATTCCTGGTGTAGAGGTGAAATTCGTAGATATCAGGAGGAACACCGGTGGCGAAGGCGGCTTCCTGGACCGATACTGACGCTGAGACGCGAAAGCGTGGGGAGCAAACAGGATTAGATACCCTGGTAGTCCACGCCGTAAACTGTGAGCGCTAGGTGTAGCGGGTATTGACCCCTGCTGTGCCGCAGCTAACGCATTAAGCGCTCCGCCTGGGGAGTACGGCCGCAAGGTTAAAACTCAAAGGAATTGACGGGGGCCCGCACAAGCGGTGGAGCATGTGGTTTAATTCGATGCAACGCGAAGAACCTTACCTGGGCTTGAAATTGCCCGGACAGCTATGGAAACATAGCCTCCTTCGGGCCGGGTGACAGGTGCTGCATGGCTGTCGTCAGCTCGTGTCGTGAGATGTTGGGTTAAGTCCCGCAACGAGCGCAACCCCTGCCTTTAGTTGCCAGCATTAAGTTGGGCACTCTAGAGGGACTGCCGGTGTTAAACCGGAGGAAGGTGGGGATGACGTCAAGTCCTCATGGCCCTTATGTCCAGGGCTACACACGTGCTACAATGGGGCGCACAAAGGGACGCGAATTCGCGAGAATGAGCAAATCCCACAAATCGCTCCTCAGTTCGGATTGGAGTCTGCAACTCGACTCCATGAAGTTGGAATCGCTAGTAATCGCGGATCAGCACGCCGCGGTGAATACGTTCCCGGGCCTTGTACACACCGCCCGTCACACCACGAAAGCTGATTGCACCAGAAGTCGTTGGGCTAACCCGCAAGGGAGGCAGGCGCCTAAGGTGTGGTTGGTAATTGGGGTGAAGTCGTAACAAGGTAGCCGTAGGGGAACCTGCGGCTGGATCACCTCCTTTCTAAGGTGAATTCGGGGTGAATAACTCCGATCATTACCTAGGTCAATTCGAACTCATTCACTGTTCAGTCATCAGAGGTTTACGGAGAGGCTTCGGGCCTATAGCTCAGATTGGTTAGAGCGCACGCCTGATAAGCGTGAGGTCGTTGGTTCAATTCCAACTAGGCCCACCACGCTGTTCACGGGGGTGTAGCTCAGTTGGGAGAGCACCTGCTTTGCAAGCAGGGGGTCATCGGTTCGAGTCCGTTCACCTCCACCATGTTCTTTGACAATCGAATAGGTATAGATCGAGGATACTCATATTTTGGTATCAAGCTACTAAGGGCTTACGGTGGATGCCTTGGCGCCGGAAGACGATGAAGGACGTGTCTAGCTGCGATATGCCTCGGGGAGCCGCTAAGAAGGCTTTGATCCGGGGATTTCCGAATGGGGCAACCCGATGGGGTACTCCCCCATCACTGCAGGATGAATTCATAGTCCTGTAGAGTTAACGGAGAGAACTGAAACATCTTAGTATCTCTAGGAACAGAAATCAAACGAGATTCCCCCAGTAGTGGCGAGCGAAAAGGGAATAGCCTAAACCCTGTGAATGTCAAGCCTGCCGGCGTTGTTCACGGGGGG includes:
- a CDS encoding TIGR00366 family protein — protein: MEKAMKKGAVSTEGGLARFGLSLADWSEKWFPDALVFALLGIVVVFIVGLLLGESPYKMAVVGGKGFWTLIPFTMQMVMIIVGGYVLASTPAVYWCIQRLASIPSTPRGAIAFVALFSMLTSLISWGFSLIFSGLLVRELVRRVDGIDYRAIGAAAYLGLGSIWAMGLSSSAALLMATKGSVPPALYNISGIIPLTQTIFLKESLITAGALLIVSVLIAYWSAPSAENAKTVDYYGARFDPINLELEPRKKPGEWLEYSPLLTILVCLVLFAYLIDVFRTSPQGPLAALDLNTYNLIFISVGMLLHWRPKRFLRAVGQSIPATGGVLIQFPFYAVIFGMITGTGISAWLAGLFVSITTHNTYALLVAFYSAVLGLFIPSGGGKWVIEAPYVLQAANELKVHLGWVVQIYNAAEALPNLINPFWMLPLLGLLGVKARDLVGYSVLQLIIHTPLIFFLCWLFSLWLPYVPPIK
- a CDS encoding DVU0772 family protein; its protein translation is MKNIREILKDKEIESLIDWELHPFDAVTRYLEWGTNWSRGLNHAKSCNEESAYFKIYATDKPARLMLVRQSHNTYEVVSEVEAPQDLIDASVIHFACKNRACGINDDLKSWLKSEASKSA
- a CDS encoding alpha/beta fold hydrolase, coding for MGSQKNLSIPCGSITLEGALDLPESNEKTPQGALILHPHPLYGGNMRNNVVSALAGGLVAHGVATLRFNFRGVGASGGSHGGGVDEIDDVLAAISFLDTFQSLDCSNLILAGYSFGCWVGLKAASLVNRPMRLIGVSPPVDMYDFSFLLNENRPKLLLAGTSDFVCSSKNFNELVTKIPDPKSIITLENTDHFHFGKEDRIVSEALRFLNM
- a CDS encoding NifU family protein — encoded protein: MKEEVQAALDLIRPQLQADGGDAEIVEITDEGIVKLRLKGACGGCPMSQMTLKMGIEKVLKERVPAVKAVESVN
- a CDS encoding 4Fe-4S binding protein produces the protein MPYRIIEEECRGCQTCARVCPQRASSGEKKKPHHIDVTRCIECGVCGRACPYGAIRDAAGKKPEKVKRSEWPKPYVFKEDCVGCEVCVAVCPFQALAMGELEGESIAGLYDPKACVGCGLCEQACPVHAVQLFWPRELRKSA
- a CDS encoding AAA family ATPase, giving the protein MQCHCNDHVPGDWHSHEDCDCHKNQYPTYAFVVTKVVDDYPGTGVVFISKTFMENLGLTDGEAVEVLGSYECVVQAKSHPNSWIDTRMISFDRDTMDRAGFQMFSQVKLRKAVCVDAESVTLQAPDGIDLSKQQIRSMLDKVDGMVLTEGGSVALETNRGETVRFSICATEPHDLCRAAPGTRIRLVDEDGQEYVSSKDTLFKDIGGLQDAVRRVKEVVQLPLKHPEIFDRLGIDPPKGVLLHGPSGTGKTLIARAVAAETGCWFKSVVGSEIMEKYYGESEAKLRTAFEDAFKHAPAIIFIDEIDVLAPRRDTSEGEVERRVTAQLLALMDGLEDRGAVMVLAATNLPNNLDPALRRPGRFDREIHIGVPDVVGRREIIEIHTRNMPLCEVNLDALAEKTHGFVGADIKSLCQEAAYETLRRSLPGLEDTDQELSEDFLEAIAVESGDFERALKNMKPSSGRRFKVDLDAAGWDSIAGYSAEIEFLKETILWPLNNVSFLEKLSVNRPSGLLITGPSGSGKTLMARTIAKESGFNVIEIRGPELLSKYMGESERNIRELFRQVRELAPTVLILDSVDSFAVSGWSDSKVIERIVNQIVLEMNATKSEKPILVVATAARGEDVPPALRATGRFSQELKLRLPIEKDRELIFRKYLSRDGINFIGNYDSPAGESSELSCADLEEISRRAVLNAAKLELEKQDDVPETVTLSEHDILRAIDQWKLMRSL